A portion of the Zootoca vivipara chromosome 6, rZooViv1.1, whole genome shotgun sequence genome contains these proteins:
- the EPS15L1 gene encoding epidermal growth factor receptor substrate 15-like 1 isoform X4 produces MAALGPLGGGSGGAQLFAGTPLYETYYKQVDPACTGRIGASEAALFLKKSGLADVILGKIWDMADPEGKGFLDKQGFFVALRLVACAQNGHDIALANLTLALPPPKFPDSTSPLLISSSSSLDAHWAVRMEEKAKFDGIFESLLPVNGLLSGDKVKPVLLNSKLPLDILGRVWDLSDIDKDGHLDRDEFAVAMHLVYRALEKEPVPPALPPPLVPPSKRKKAPSLPGAVPVLPASPPPKDSLRSTPSHGSVTSLNSAGSLSPKHSLKQVQQPPTSWVVPLTDKLRYDEIFLKTDLDLDGFVSGLEVKDIFMHSGLSQNLLAHIWALADIRQMGKLNKDQFALAMHLIQQKVSKGIDPPQVLLPDMIPPSERTTPAQTLPGYLASVGTEVSTLVEMRRDSCSSVGSGGEFSGMKELDDIGQEIAQLQREKYSLEQEIREREGAIRQKTNEVQELQNDLDRETSSLQELEAQKQEAQGRLDEMEQQKAKLKDMLSDVRQKCQEETHVISSLKMQIQSQESDLRSQEDDISRAKSELSRLQQEESQLEQSIQAGKVQLETIIKSLKSTQEEINQARSKLSRLQESHQEAHRGIDQYNEALNGVLGGSMTNLADLNEGNPQKDRGGRFGTLDDPFKNKALLFSGHTQELPADPFQAEDPFRTDPFKGADPFRGSDPFLNDPFAEQAPVVVAAAVADPFGGDPFKESDPFRAAAAPEDFFKKPEKSDPFTADPFSKNPTLPSKANLFENSDPFQTPSVVATALKGPDPFGTLDPFGSSSFNSGGAGSEGFADFSRMSKLGNEEQQLAWAKRESEKAEEERLARLRRQEQEDLELAIALSKADMPAS; encoded by the exons GTGGACCCAGCCTGCACGGGCCGGATCGGGGCCAGCGAGGCCGCCCTCTTCCTCAAGAAATCGGGGCTGGCCGACGTCATTCTGGGGAAG aTCTGGGATATGGCCGATCCGGAGGGTAAAGGCTTCTTGGACAAACAG GGCTTCTTCGTGGCGCTGCGGCTGGTGGCCTGCGCGCAGAACGGGCACGACATCGCCCTCGCCAACCTGACCTTGGCACTGCCTCCGCCAAAATTC CCCGACAGCACTAGCCCCCTgctgatctcctcctcctcctccttggacgCTCACTGGGCCGTCAgg ATGGAGGAAAAGGCCAAGTTCGACGGCATCTTCGAGAGTCTCCTGCCCGTCAACGGCTTGCTCTCGGGGGACAAAGTGAAGCCGGTTCTCCTGAACTCCAAGCTGCCTCTCGATATCCTGGGAAGG GTCTGGGATCTCAGCGACATCGACAAGGACGGCCACCTCGACCGAGACGAGTTTGCGGTG GCGATGCACTTGGTCTACCGTGCGCTGGAGAAGGAGCCCGTGCCGCccgccttgcccccgcccctcgTGCCGCCCTCCAAGCGGAAGAAGGCGCCCTCCCTCCCCGGGGCCGTGCCCGTCCTGCCGGCCAGCCCCCCGCCCAAGGACAGCCTGCGCTCCACCCCCTCGCACGGCAGCGTCACCAGCCTCAACAGCGCCGGCAGCCTCTCGCCCAAGCACAGCCTCAAGCAAGTGCAGCAG CCGCCCACGTCCTGGGTGGTCCCCCTGACGGACAAGCTCCGCTACGACGAGATCTTTCTGAAGACAGACCTGGATTTGGACGGCTTCGTCAGCGGCCTGGAAGTCAAGGACATCTTCATGCATTCGGGGCTGTCGCAGAACCTCCTGGCACACATctg GGCCTTGGCGGACATAAGGCAGATGGGGAAACTGAACAAGGACCAGTTCGCGCTGGCCATGCACCTCATCCAGCAGAAAGTCAGCAAGGGCATTGACCCTCCGCAGGTCCTGCTGCCGGACATGATCCCCCCATCAGAGAGGAccacacctgcccag ACTCTCCCCGGTTACTTGGCTTCCGTGGGAACCGAGGTCTCGACGCTGGTGGAAATGCGTCGT GACAGCTGCAGTTCCGTCGGGTCCGGGGGCGAATTCAGCGGCATGAAGGAGCTGGACGACATCGGCCAAGAGATCGCCCAGTTGCAGAG agAGAAGTATTCCCTCGAGCAAGAGATCCGAGAGAGGGAAGGAGCGATTCGGCAGAAGACCAACGAAGTGCAG GAGCTGCAGAACGACCTGGACCGGGAGACCAGCAGCCTGCAGGAGCTGGAGGCCCAGAAGCAGGAGGCTCAAGGCCGCCTGGACGagatggagcagcagaaagccaaACTCAAGGACATGCTGAGCGACGTCCGGCAGAAGTGCCAGGAGGAGACCCACGTG ATCTCGTCGCTGAAGATGCAGATCCAGTCCCAGGAGTCGGACCTGCGATCCCAGGAGGACGACATCAGCCGGGCCAAGTCCGAGCTCAGCCGGCTGCAACAGGAGGAGTCCCAGCTGGAGCAGAGCATCCAGGCCGGAAAAGTCCAGCTGGAAACCATCATCAAGTCGCTGAAGTCCACCCAGGAGGAAATCAACCAG GCGAGGAGCAAACTGTCCCGCTTGCAGGAGAGCCACCAGGAAGCCCACCGCGGCATCGACCAGTACAACGAAGCATTGAACGGGGTGCTTGGCGGCAGCATGACCAACCTGGCGGATCTGAAcgaggggaacccccagaaggacCGGGGCGGCAGGTTCGGGACCCTG GACGACCCTTTCAAGAACAAGGCCCTCCTGTTCAGCGGCCACACGCAGGAGCTTCCCGCGGACCCTTTCCAGGCGGAAGACCCCTTCAGGACGGACCCTTTCAAGGGCGCGGACCCTTTCAGAGGCA GTGACCCCTTTCTGAACGACCCCTTTGCGGAGCAGGCCcccgtggtggtggcggcggcggtggcag ATCCCTTCGGAGGAGATCCGTTTAAGGAAAGCGATCCCTTCCGCGCCGCAGCGGCGCCCGAGGATTTCTTCAAGAAGCCCGAGAAGAGCGATCCGTTCACCGCGGACCCCTTCTCCAAAAACCCCACGCTGCCCTCCAAG GCAAACTTATTTGAAAACAGCGACCCCTTCCAGACTCCGAGTGTCGTCGCCACCGCTCTGAAAGGGCCAG ATCCTTTTGGGACACTAGATCCCTTTGGGAGCAGCAGCTTCAACAGCGGCGGGGCCGGCAGCGAAGGCTTCGCCGATTTCAGCCGGATGTCGAAG
- the EPS15L1 gene encoding epidermal growth factor receptor substrate 15-like 1 isoform X5, whose product MAALGPLGGGSGGAQLFAGTPLYETYYKQVDPACTGRIGASEAALFLKKSGLADVILGKIWDMADPEGKGFLDKQGFFVALRLVACAQNGHDIALANLTLALPPPKFPDSTSPLLISSSSSLDAHWAVRMEEKAKFDGIFESLLPVNGLLSGDKVKPVLLNSKLPLDILGRVWDLSDIDKDGHLDRDEFAVAMHLVYRALEKEPVPPALPPPLVPPSKRKKAPSLPGAVPVLPASPPPKDSLRSTPSHGSVTSLNSAGSLSPKHSLKQVQQPPTSWVVPLTDKLRYDEIFLKTDLDLDGFVSGLEVKDIFMHSGLSQNLLAHIWALADIRQMGKLNKDQFALAMHLIQQKVSKGIDPPQVLLPDMIPPSERTTPAQTLPGYLASVGTEVSTLVEMRRDSCSSVGSGGEFSGMKELDDIGQEIAQLQREKYSLEQEIREREGAIRQKTNEVQELQNDLDRETSSLQELEAQKQEAQGRLDEMEQQKAKLKDMLSDVRQKCQEETHVISSLKMQIQSQESDLRSQEDDISRAKSELSRLQQEESQLEQSIQAGKVQLETIIKSLKSTQEEINQARSKLSRLQESHQEAHRGIDQYNEALNGVLGGSMTNLADLNEGNPQKDRGGRFGTLDDPFKNKALLFSGHTQELPADPFQAEDPFRTDPFKGADPFRGSDPFLNDPFAEQAPVVVAAAVADPFGGDPFKESDPFRAAAAPEDFFKKPEKSDPFTADPFSKNPTLPSKANLFENSDPFQTPSVVATALKGPDPFGTLDPFGSSSFNSGGAGSEGFADFSRMSKPPASDPFSASSFGGFPDDPFKSKLDTPALPPKKGMPPRPKPPSAWQ is encoded by the exons GTGGACCCAGCCTGCACGGGCCGGATCGGGGCCAGCGAGGCCGCCCTCTTCCTCAAGAAATCGGGGCTGGCCGACGTCATTCTGGGGAAG aTCTGGGATATGGCCGATCCGGAGGGTAAAGGCTTCTTGGACAAACAG GGCTTCTTCGTGGCGCTGCGGCTGGTGGCCTGCGCGCAGAACGGGCACGACATCGCCCTCGCCAACCTGACCTTGGCACTGCCTCCGCCAAAATTC CCCGACAGCACTAGCCCCCTgctgatctcctcctcctcctccttggacgCTCACTGGGCCGTCAgg ATGGAGGAAAAGGCCAAGTTCGACGGCATCTTCGAGAGTCTCCTGCCCGTCAACGGCTTGCTCTCGGGGGACAAAGTGAAGCCGGTTCTCCTGAACTCCAAGCTGCCTCTCGATATCCTGGGAAGG GTCTGGGATCTCAGCGACATCGACAAGGACGGCCACCTCGACCGAGACGAGTTTGCGGTG GCGATGCACTTGGTCTACCGTGCGCTGGAGAAGGAGCCCGTGCCGCccgccttgcccccgcccctcgTGCCGCCCTCCAAGCGGAAGAAGGCGCCCTCCCTCCCCGGGGCCGTGCCCGTCCTGCCGGCCAGCCCCCCGCCCAAGGACAGCCTGCGCTCCACCCCCTCGCACGGCAGCGTCACCAGCCTCAACAGCGCCGGCAGCCTCTCGCCCAAGCACAGCCTCAAGCAAGTGCAGCAG CCGCCCACGTCCTGGGTGGTCCCCCTGACGGACAAGCTCCGCTACGACGAGATCTTTCTGAAGACAGACCTGGATTTGGACGGCTTCGTCAGCGGCCTGGAAGTCAAGGACATCTTCATGCATTCGGGGCTGTCGCAGAACCTCCTGGCACACATctg GGCCTTGGCGGACATAAGGCAGATGGGGAAACTGAACAAGGACCAGTTCGCGCTGGCCATGCACCTCATCCAGCAGAAAGTCAGCAAGGGCATTGACCCTCCGCAGGTCCTGCTGCCGGACATGATCCCCCCATCAGAGAGGAccacacctgcccag ACTCTCCCCGGTTACTTGGCTTCCGTGGGAACCGAGGTCTCGACGCTGGTGGAAATGCGTCGT GACAGCTGCAGTTCCGTCGGGTCCGGGGGCGAATTCAGCGGCATGAAGGAGCTGGACGACATCGGCCAAGAGATCGCCCAGTTGCAGAG agAGAAGTATTCCCTCGAGCAAGAGATCCGAGAGAGGGAAGGAGCGATTCGGCAGAAGACCAACGAAGTGCAG GAGCTGCAGAACGACCTGGACCGGGAGACCAGCAGCCTGCAGGAGCTGGAGGCCCAGAAGCAGGAGGCTCAAGGCCGCCTGGACGagatggagcagcagaaagccaaACTCAAGGACATGCTGAGCGACGTCCGGCAGAAGTGCCAGGAGGAGACCCACGTG ATCTCGTCGCTGAAGATGCAGATCCAGTCCCAGGAGTCGGACCTGCGATCCCAGGAGGACGACATCAGCCGGGCCAAGTCCGAGCTCAGCCGGCTGCAACAGGAGGAGTCCCAGCTGGAGCAGAGCATCCAGGCCGGAAAAGTCCAGCTGGAAACCATCATCAAGTCGCTGAAGTCCACCCAGGAGGAAATCAACCAG GCGAGGAGCAAACTGTCCCGCTTGCAGGAGAGCCACCAGGAAGCCCACCGCGGCATCGACCAGTACAACGAAGCATTGAACGGGGTGCTTGGCGGCAGCATGACCAACCTGGCGGATCTGAAcgaggggaacccccagaaggacCGGGGCGGCAGGTTCGGGACCCTG GACGACCCTTTCAAGAACAAGGCCCTCCTGTTCAGCGGCCACACGCAGGAGCTTCCCGCGGACCCTTTCCAGGCGGAAGACCCCTTCAGGACGGACCCTTTCAAGGGCGCGGACCCTTTCAGAGGCA GTGACCCCTTTCTGAACGACCCCTTTGCGGAGCAGGCCcccgtggtggtggcggcggcggtggcag ATCCCTTCGGAGGAGATCCGTTTAAGGAAAGCGATCCCTTCCGCGCCGCAGCGGCGCCCGAGGATTTCTTCAAGAAGCCCGAGAAGAGCGATCCGTTCACCGCGGACCCCTTCTCCAAAAACCCCACGCTGCCCTCCAAG GCAAACTTATTTGAAAACAGCGACCCCTTCCAGACTCCGAGTGTCGTCGCCACCGCTCTGAAAGGGCCAG ATCCTTTTGGGACACTAGATCCCTTTGGGAGCAGCAGCTTCAACAGCGGCGGGGCCGGCAGCGAAGGCTTCGCCGATTTCAGCCGGATGTCGAAG CCTCCGGCTTCTGACCCGTTCTCCGCCTCCTCTTTCGGGGGCTTCCCGGACGACCCCTTTAAGAGCAAACTAGACACCCCCGCCCTCCCTCCGAAGAAGGGCATGCCTCCGAGGCCCAAACCGCCCAGTG